In one window of Drosophila innubila isolate TH190305 chromosome 2L unlocalized genomic scaffold, UK_Dinn_1.0 4_B_2L, whole genome shotgun sequence DNA:
- the LOC117780979 gene encoding ribosomal RNA processing protein 1 homolog: MVTRKRPIKRSAQVAAIDNDDNENQDQDQDGVPQAKVPKELLVIAQEVKIVRALACNDLTKRNRQIRKLRKWFQLRAVSSFPFTEDDFMRIWKGLYYNVWMSDKPLVQEELAEQLAQMVDSFGGNTACSLAYFSAFMRTMCQEWFGIDQWRMDKFLMLVRRMLRYMLRLLKKSKWSPELIKTFNATMEQSVLAEQPKSRGLTMHYMDVFFEELAKAANEEITAAQVNLFLRPFVHYVGTQRDAKLVAQCRTRVLYHLLYQSELGREYSEKYKAWKEMGFPTASIDDVEKLDSGFDEEEEEEEDKQPESTSLDPRAGNVDVLMPELPLNADCVLDELQTLLRTQDYNSKRRKGLRKLVHIFETYAGGEFPLGVRNMPKPEGTTLAEMVEQKIAEADDFEEDTFGVGRNLKKLSKSKRKRLLSSINFEEVDEENLDDVLAKAMSPKLQKQVKRNEKVRSSINNAWVVEKVDENDEQPEPAEQAAPVKQEAKKAKKQTKQKEEQTKQQPKHKEEQPIPKEEQLKQKEDQSKQQPKEQSKKQSKQQPKVEPTVDSSKEEQPTTAPAEATPKATNGWNEPLQPGEQDFFVPARKVQLKQANNKLLLNPLAAQSTPKNPVQRLRMGAPQTDSGSKRVRIMTKCNSAYPKSDYYRQLKLSPQLPYDANRQPGKSALKPHVLPGPINPNYKKPKRLFNDTL; the protein is encoded by the coding sequence ATGGTAACAAGAAAAAGGCCAATTAAGCGCAGCGCTCAGGTGGCTGCCATAGACAACGACGACAATGAAAACCAGGACCAGGACCAGGATGGCGTGCCACAAGCCAAAGTGCCGAAAGAGCTGCTGGTAATTGCCCAGGAGGTGAAAATAGTGCGTGCGTTGGCCTGCAATGACTTAACGAAGCGCAATCGCCAGATACGTAAGCTGAGGAAATGGTTTCAGCTGCGCGCAGTCAGTTCGTTTCCCTTCACAGAGGATGATTTTATGAGGATTTGGAAGGGTCTGTACTACAATGTCTGGATGTCGGACAAGCCATTGGTTCAGGAGGAGCTGGCCGAGCAACTTGCCCAAATGGTGGACAGCTTTGGCGGCAACACCGCCTGCAGTCTGGCCTATTTCAGTGCATTTATGCGAACAATGTGCCAGGAATGGTTTGGCATCGATCAGTGGCGTATGGATAAATTTCTGATGCTTGTGCGTCGCATGCTGCGTTATATGCTGCGTCTATTAAAGAAGAGCAAATGGTCTCCAGAATTGATAAAGACATTCAATGCTACCATGGAGCAATCTGTGCTCGCGGAGCAACCAAAGTCCCGTGGACTCACCATGCACTACATGGACGTATTCTTTGAGGAGTTGGCCAAGGCGGCAAATGAAGAAATTACCGCCGCCCAGGTCAATCTCTTCCTCAGGCCGTTTGTACACTATGTGGGCACACAAAGGGATGCCAAATTGGTGGCACAGTGTCGCACGCGAGTGCTTTATCACTTGCTCTATCAGAGTGAGCTGGGCCGAGAATACAGCGAAAAATATAAGGCATGGAAGGAAATGGGTTTTCCCACTGCTTCAATTGACGATGTTGAGAAACTCGACTCGGGTTTCGATgaagaagaggaggaggaggaagacaAACAGCCGGAATCCACATCCCTGGATCCACGTGCGGGAAATGTGGATGTACTTATGCCTGAGTTGCCACTTAATGCTGACTGCGTGCTGGACGAGCTGCAGACGCTGCTACGGACCCAGGACTACAACAGCAAACGACGCAAAGGACTCCGCAAATTGGTCCACATCTTTGAGACGTATGCTGGTGGTGAATTTCCGTTGGGTGTGCGCAATATGCCTAAACCAGAGGGCACTACACTGGCCGAGATGGTGGAGCAGAAGATTGCAGAAGCAGATGACTTCGAAGAGGACACCTTTGGCGTTGGGCGCAACCTTAAGAAATTGAGCAAGTCCAAGCGCAAGCGTCTTCTGAGTTCCATAAATTTTGAAGAGGTCGATGAGGAAAATCTGGATGATGTTCTTGCTAAAGCCATGTCGCCCAAGCTGCAGAAGCAAGTGAAACGTAACGAGAAGGTGCGCTCCAGCATAAACAATGCCTGGGTAGTGGAGAAGGTGGACGAGAACGATGAGCAACCAGAACCAGCTGAACAGGCAGCTCCAGTCAAACAGGAGGCAAAGAAGGCAAAAAAGCAGACTAAGCAGAAGGAGGAGCAAACCAAGCAACAACCCAAGCACAAGGAGGAGCAGCCAATACCGAAAGAAGAACAGCTCAAGCAAAAGGAGGATCAGTCCAAACAGCAGCCCAAGGAGCAGTCCAAAAAGCAGTCCAAGCAGCAGCCTAAAGTGGAACCAACCGTAGATTCATCCAAGGAAGAACAACCTACAACTGCACCTGCTGAAGCTACTCCGAAGGCAACCAACGGTTGGAATGAGCCACTGCAGCCTGGTGAACAGGATTTCTTTGTACCCGCACGCAAGGTGCAACTAAAACAGGCCAACAATAAACTATTGCTAAATCCACTCGCTGCGCAGAGCACGCCCAAGAATCCAGTACAACGTCTTCGTATGGGCGCACCACAAACGGACAGCGGCAGCAAAAGAGTTCGCATTATGACCAAGTGCAATAGCGCCTATCCAAAAAGTGACTATTATCGGCAGTTGAAGCTGTCGCCACAGTTGCCATACGATGCAAATCGACAGCCTGGCAAGAGTGCTTTGAAGCCACATGTCCTTCCTGGACCCATCAATCCCAACTATAAGAAACCCAAACGACTATTCAACGATACGCTGTGA
- the LOC117780708 gene encoding phenoloxidase-activating factor 2 isoform X1, which produces MIIFQVLVMIMLIPPMICSVTYKSCAPEKHCVPYEFCNESYGLDGQFYPELNRTFRDHLHCNYREKCCHLKDTLSICRSHNGTLMQQGKCGSRVDLWFHLHQYTSTKEEAKFGEFPWLVAIYDKGGYLCSGALITPGAVLTAANCVHGKRKYELRVVAGEWDAAVELEPFAHQTRPVHKLLVHPNYTQSMSHNLALLLISHEKPFQLTAHVHVICLPSPEIIHNLRDCYVAGWHLGDFLKNRTLLRRSSLFVLPRDQCVSKLRMTIFGRHFTLNDTLLCAGGEKDSFVCDDPGAIPLMCLQSNSNNRFALIGLLARATNCDGPQLLGVYSNVLLYRKWIDLKLNEHDVELDRYMIN; this is translated from the exons atgataattttcCAAGTGCTGGTGATGATAATGCTTATCCCGCCAATGATCTGTAGTGTTACCTATAAATCCTGCGCTCCAGAAAAACACTGTGTGCCCTATGAGTTCTGCAATGAGAGTTACGGATTAGATGGACAGTTTTACCCTGAGCTCAATCGGACATTTCGGGATCATTTACATTGTAACTATCGGGAGAAGTGCTGCCATTTAAAAGATACG CTCTCCATTTGCAGGTCCCACAATGGCACCTTAATGCAGCAGGGAAAGTGTGGATCTCGTGTGGATTTGTGGTTTCATTTGCATCAGTATACATCCACAAAGGAGGAGGCCAAGTTTGGCGAATTTCCCTGGCTGGTGGCCATCTATGATAAAGGTGGTTATCTATGCAGTGGTGCTCTTATCACACCAGGAGCGGTGCTAACGGCGGCTAACTGTGTCCACGGCAAGAGAAAATACGAGTTGCGTGTTGTAGCCGGCGAATGGGATGCAGCTGTGGAGTTGGAACCATTTGCACATCAGACACGACCAGTGCATAAATTGTTGGTGCATCCAAATTACACACAATCGATGAGTCATAATCTGGCATTGCTTCTAATTAGCCACGAGAAACCCTTTCAACTTACTGCCCATGTGCATGTGATTTGTCTGCCGTCTCCCGAAATTATTCACAACCTCAGAGATTGCTATGTTGCCGGCTGGCATCTTGGGGACTTCCTCAAGAACAGAACGCTACTACGGCGTTCCTCCCTCTTCGTGCTGCCGCGGGATCAGTGCGTTTCCAAGTTGCGAATGACCATATTTGGACGGCACTTTACCCTAAATGACACCCTACTCTGTGCTGGCGGCGAAAAGGACAGTTTTGTGTGCGACGATCCGGGTGCCATTCCTCTCATGTGCCTCCAGTCCAACAGCAATAATAGGTTCGCCCTTATTGGACTTCTGGCGCGTGCCACAAATTGCGATGGTCCTCAGCTGCTGGGAGTTTACTCAAATGTGCTGCTCTACAGAAAGTGGATAGATCTTAAGCTTAATGAGCATGATGTGGAATTAGACAGATATATGATAAACTAA
- the LOC117781114 gene encoding stAR-related lipid transfer protein 7, mitochondrial — MLLNRLVLAIKNQSRETLRAWGYQCESIIAQRSRRVQQLFSFYQSVYGTQGLKQLWRAYYRSELQPPIRGILLSAVGIMGLNMKHLGSDGFDWNKERLSLSNFDLCQRDIDFINTLSVNQLCERCQAKKMKYCYCMLGNQRCRKGGIAVPPPNSDQKPMKEEQAASISNCQKAMDLDVARSAPQGQVRIQAQEDRNWEPYFSKNEFSIWRREERSSLYSYKVYARFDDITADDFLHVQTDLDYRRQWDDTALRLELISEDPVPDSNSHLIYWEMQWPRLFANRDYVYCRRYHKDETKKMVFICSRAANHTAYPTISGKVRVTDYWSLMVIKPFRGFHEPGLHFVLTYFDDPGIPIPQNIKSWVTQKQMPEFLTKMYVATKNYACSRAIKMKDMFNSFTIINDEYTANDQRGSWLGSLSRHRRKLNDNENER, encoded by the coding sequence ATGCTGTTAAATCGTCTAGTGCTGGCCATCAAAAATCAATCGAGAGAAACATTGCGCGCCTGGGGTTATCAATGTGAATCGATAATCGCTCAACGTTCCCGCCGGGTGCAGCAGCTCTTTAGCTTCTATCAGTCGGTGTATGGCACCCAGGGATTGAAGCAACTATGGCGCGCCTATTATCGCAGTGAACTCCAGCCACCGATCCGGGGCATCCTGTTGAGTGCGGTGGGCATCATGGGGTTGAATATGAAACATTTGGGCAGCGATGGCTTCGATTGGAACAAGGAGCGTTTGTCGTTGAGTAACTTTGATTTGTGCCAGCgtgatattgattttatcaATACGCTGTCCGTGAATCAACTATGCGAACGTTGTCAGGCCAAAAAGATGAAATACTGCTACTGTATGCTCGGCAATCAACGGTGTCGCAAAGGTGGCATTGCCGTCCCGCCACCCAACAGTGATCAGAAGCCCATGAAGGAGGAACAAGCGGCGAGCATTAGCAACTGCCAGAAGGCCATGGATTTGGATGTGGCAAGGAGTGCGCCGCAGGGTCAGGTGCGCATACAGGCGCAAGAGGATCGCAATTGGGAGCCATATTTTAGCAAGAATGAGTTTAGCATTTGGCGGCGCGAGGAACGATCCTCACTTTATTCATACAAGGTGTATGCACGATTTGATGACATCACGGCGGATGATTTTCTGCATGTGCAAACGGATCTGGATTATCGCCGGCAATGGGATGATACGGCACTTAGGCTGGAGCTGATAAGTGAAGATCCAGTGCCGGACAGCAATTCACACCTGATCTACTGGGAAATGCAATGGCCACGTTTATTTGCCAATCGAGATTATGTGTATTGCCGGCGTTATCACAAGGATGAGACCAAAAAGATGGTATTCATTTGTAGTCGAGCCGCAAACCATACAGCGTATCCAACCATTTCGGGTAAAGTGCGTGTCACGGACTATTGGAGCCTGATGGTCATTAAACCATTCCGTGGTTTCCATGAGCCGGGATTGCACTTTGTGCTAACGTATTTCGATGATCCCGGTATACCAATACCGCAAAACATTAAGTCCTGGGTCACACAGAAGCAAATGCCTGAGTTCCTTACCAAAATGTATGTGGCAACGAAAAACTATGCCTGCTCCCGTGCCATCAAAATGAAGGACATGTTCAATAGCTTTACAATCATCAACGATGAGTACACGGCCAACGATCAACGCGGCAGCTGGCTGGGAAGCCTCAGCCGTCACAGGCGTAAGCTCAATGATAACGAGAACGAGCGATGA
- the LOC117780918 gene encoding NADH dehydrogenase [ubiquinone] 1 beta subcomplex subunit 9 produces MAQVPLAIVSHKRQVCSLYKRALRNLEAWYDRREVFRYRAVLMRARFDENRKKDLGEGRRLLACGQQELFETKHFQPRNFANSAGGCAFEREVLPPDWLLDYWHPLEKAQYPEYFAKREQRKKEYVTWWEKQYGKPDPKDLHH; encoded by the exons ATGGCCCAAGTTCCCTTGGCAATCGTGTCGCACAAGCGCCAGGTGTGCAGCTTGTACAAGCGTGCCCTGCGTAATCTGGAGGCGTGGTACGATCGCCG TGAGGTATTCCGTTACCGGGCAGTGCTGATGCGGGCTCGCTTCGATGAGAACCGCAAGAAGGATCTCGGTGAGGGTAGACGTCTGCTAGCCTGCGGACAACAGGAGCTTTTCGAAACGAAGCATTTCCAGCCCAGAAAct TTGCCAATAGCGCCGGCGGCTGTGCCTTTGAGCGTGAGGTTCTCCCACCAGATTGGCTGCTCGATTACTGGCATCCGCTGGAGAAGGCACAGTATCCCGAGTACTTTGCCAAACGTGAACAGCGCAAGAAAGAATATGTGACTTGGTGGGAGAAACAGTACGGCAAGCCAGATCCCAAGGACCTACATCATTAA
- the LOC117780708 gene encoding phenoloxidase-activating factor 2 isoform X2, producing the protein MQQGKCGSRVDLWFHLHQYTSTKEEAKFGEFPWLVAIYDKGGYLCSGALITPGAVLTAANCVHGKRKYELRVVAGEWDAAVELEPFAHQTRPVHKLLVHPNYTQSMSHNLALLLISHEKPFQLTAHVHVICLPSPEIIHNLRDCYVAGWHLGDFLKNRTLLRRSSLFVLPRDQCVSKLRMTIFGRHFTLNDTLLCAGGEKDSFVCDDPGAIPLMCLQSNSNNRFALIGLLARATNCDGPQLLGVYSNVLLYRKWIDLKLNEHDVELDRYMIN; encoded by the coding sequence ATGCAGCAGGGAAAGTGTGGATCTCGTGTGGATTTGTGGTTTCATTTGCATCAGTATACATCCACAAAGGAGGAGGCCAAGTTTGGCGAATTTCCCTGGCTGGTGGCCATCTATGATAAAGGTGGTTATCTATGCAGTGGTGCTCTTATCACACCAGGAGCGGTGCTAACGGCGGCTAACTGTGTCCACGGCAAGAGAAAATACGAGTTGCGTGTTGTAGCCGGCGAATGGGATGCAGCTGTGGAGTTGGAACCATTTGCACATCAGACACGACCAGTGCATAAATTGTTGGTGCATCCAAATTACACACAATCGATGAGTCATAATCTGGCATTGCTTCTAATTAGCCACGAGAAACCCTTTCAACTTACTGCCCATGTGCATGTGATTTGTCTGCCGTCTCCCGAAATTATTCACAACCTCAGAGATTGCTATGTTGCCGGCTGGCATCTTGGGGACTTCCTCAAGAACAGAACGCTACTACGGCGTTCCTCCCTCTTCGTGCTGCCGCGGGATCAGTGCGTTTCCAAGTTGCGAATGACCATATTTGGACGGCACTTTACCCTAAATGACACCCTACTCTGTGCTGGCGGCGAAAAGGACAGTTTTGTGTGCGACGATCCGGGTGCCATTCCTCTCATGTGCCTCCAGTCCAACAGCAATAATAGGTTCGCCCTTATTGGACTTCTGGCGCGTGCCACAAATTGCGATGGTCCTCAGCTGCTGGGAGTTTACTCAAATGTGCTGCTCTACAGAAAGTGGATAGATCTTAAGCTTAATGAGCATGATGTGGAATTAGACAGATATATGATAAACTAA
- the LOC117781613 gene encoding transcription factor TFIIIB component B'' homolog has product MSARRQRIKAAANLSQIKRKARKEDAADPEPPAEPEPLPIPSPKQERPEEDVIDEIAFKMPATSCVGLLDDVFHSDIEDNVIQMDLQKTTNGFPMSPSKAQARQRVRPTPVFGQRRNSFVGSPLAGDYDGDYQSPGTPTRRERYLSGSSMGGGGGGGTPQQIQASPKYMGGVMSPGMGRIRTESSCSVFSDSGGGKQRKGADGEKSQSLAQQRVNAKRDFETRFNKGVPDKSTFKMFDMIFYNPDSNPMEQKALVTTIKAEANGSNNNSDEAKPATSELLEAKAEEAAAAMPVPQLKLDANGEMIIDEKTLEIETTAEVEARKVLANSSLILMDETTGDNGFYKRHKRTPTWSADDTVRFYRSLQIIGTDFSLMCQMFPKRTRRDIKLKYKREERINGQLINKALLYPKAFNIQELKEQLQKEDEDRAEADRQWQTIESTQVANSKRRSKSQASKAARALSDGDLIYENEHVVKKRLGKQALAKRNAELENGNGKPPPKRKRRTVKPKKPEQHSEEHRQVQLQLQELEQQLELEQTGTTPAYHDIKRERIKKEISNKENGEQLQRELNSLLEEGQTEDDEKKSLRNNMDDATVNYVSDMDTVTDMDIDTLSQADTIFTIDFIGDPSPIASPKSAAAVSEHDIEQILAELAEGSMVLVSSLDADHEDRVVNEIYMYDKQTGELCEQPLQIPEHIVQSILNVMS; this is encoded by the exons ATGTCCGCTCGACGGCAACGTATAAAGGCAGCTGCCAATTTAAGTCAAATCAAGCGAAAAGCACGCAAGGAAGATGCGGCAGATCCAGAGCCGCCAGCTGAGCCCGAACCACTCCCAATTCCAAGTCCAAAACAGGAGCGTCCAGAGGAAGATGTGATAGATGAGATAGCATTTAAAATGCCAGCGACCAGCTGTGTCGGCCTGTTGGACGATGTGTTTCATTCGGATATCGAGGACAATGTCATACAGATGGATCTGCAGAAGACAACGAATGGGTTTCCCATGTCGCCCAGCAAGGCGCAGGCGCGTCAACGAGTGCGTCCCACTCCCGTGTTTGGTCAGCGTCGGAATAGCTTTGTGGGCTCACCGCTGGCTGGAGATTATGATGGGGACTATCAATCGCCGGGGACACCTACAAGACGTGAACGCTATCTAAGTGGATCCTCAAtgggtggaggaggaggaggtgggaCGCCACAACAGATTCAAGCATCTCCCAAATACATGGGCGGCGTTATGAGTCCGGGAATGGGACGCATACGCACCGAGTCCAGTTGCTCTGTGTTCTCGGACAGTGGCGGGGGCAAGCAGCGCAAGGGGGCAGACGGGGAGAAGAGTCAGTCACTGGCGCAGCAACGCGTTAATGCCAAACGTGACTTTGAGACGCGCTTCAACAAAGGAGTGCCCGATAAGTcgacatttaaaatgtttgacaTGATCTTTTACAATCCCGATAGCAATCCCATGGAGCAAAAGGCATTGGTGACCACCATCAAGGCTGAAGccaatggcagcaacaacaactccgATGAGGCCAAACCCGCAACGTCCGAGCTGCTAGAAGCCAAAGCGGAGGAAGCAGCGGCAGCTATGCCAGTTCCACAACTGAAGTTGGATGCCAATGGCGAGATGATAATTGATGAAAAAACATTGGAGATTGAGACGACAGCCGAGGTGGAGGCACGCAAAGTACTAGCCAACTCATCGCTGATTCTCATGGATGAAACTACTGGCGACAATGGGTTCTACAAGCGGCACAAGCGCACTCCCACCTGGTCGGCGGATGACACAGTGCGTTTCTATCGTAGCCTGCAAATCATTGGCACCGATTTCTCGCTCATGTGCCAAATGTTTCCCAAACGCACTCGTCGTGATATCAAACTCAAGTATAAACGTGAGGAGCGCATCAATGGGCAGCTGATTAACAAGGCGCTGCTTTATCCAAAGGCATTCAACATACAGGAACTCAAGGAACAACTTCAGAAGGAGGACGAAGACCGTGCCGAGGCGGATCGACAGTGGCAGACAATTGAGTCGACTCAGGTCGCAAACTCCAAAAGG CGTTCCAAGTCGCAGGCTAGCAAGGCGGCTCGGGCTCTCAGCGATGGCGACCTGATCTATGAGAACGAGCACGTAGTCAAGAAGAGGCTAGGCAAGCAGGCATTGGCCAAGCGCAATGCCGAACTGGAAAACGGGAATGGAAAGCCTCCACCTAAGCGTAAACGTCGAACCGTGAAGCCCAAGAAGCCGGAGCAACATTCAGAGGAGCATCGTCAAGTACAACTACAATTGCAAGaactggagcagcagctggaacTGGAGCAAACTGGAACAACACCAGCATATCATGAtattaagagagagagaattaaGAAGGAAATATCGAACAAAGAGAATGGAGAGCAACTGCAGCGAGAATTAAATTCACTGCTTGAAGAGGGACAGACTGAGGACGATGAAAAGAAATCTCTGCGTAATAATATGGATGATGCCACGGTCAACTATGTTAGCGACATGGACACGGTCACAGATATGGATATAGACACTTTATCGCAGGCGGACACAATATTTACAATTGATTTCATTGGCGATCCATCTCCGATAGCATCGCCTAAATCTGCGGCTGCTGTAAGCGAACACGATATCGAGCAAATATTAGCCGAGTTGGCGGAGGGATCCATGGTGTTGGTGTCCTCACTAGATGCTGATCACGAGGATCGTGTTGTCAATGAGATTTACATGTACGACAAACAGACTGGCGAACTCTGTGAGCAACCACTACAAATACCTGAGCATATTGTTCAGTCTATATTGAATGTTATGAGTTAG
- the LOC117780176 gene encoding glutaredoxin 3, giving the protein MPVLVVENSEDYQKAISADKTTVALFSAEWAEQCAQVNDVLKELANILGDKLQFITLNAEKFPDISMKHQIEAVPTVIFFNKGSAVDRVDGVDIAAISSKSKKLAESVSSAAATGQTLEDRLKALINKAPLMIFMKGDRNAPRCGFSKQLIAIVNDTNLPYETFDILSDEEVRQGLKTYSDWPTYPQVYVKGELIGGLDIIKELVANNELEASLKG; this is encoded by the exons ATGCCTGTATTAGTTGTAGAAAATTCCGAAGACTACCAAAAAGCTATAAGCGCCGACAAAACGACCGTTGCTTTATTCTCCGCCGAGTGGGCCGAACAATGTGCTCAGGTCAACGATGTGCTCAAGGAGCTCGCCAACATTCTGGGCGATAAGTTGCAATTCATCACACTTAATGCTGAAAAGTTTCCAGACATTTCAATGAAACACCAG ATTGAAGCGGTGCCAACAGTTATATTCTTCAACAAGGGCTCCGCTGTGGATCGTGTGGATGGTGTAGACATTGCCGCCATTAGCAGCAAGTCAAAGAAGCTGGCCGAAAGTGTAAGCAGCGCTGCTGCCACGGGTCAAACTCTGGAGGATCGTCTGAAGGCCCTTATCAACAAGGCACCGCTCATGATATTCATGAAAGGCGATCGAAATGCACCTCGCTGTGGCTTCTCAAAGCAACTTATTGCCATTGTTAATGACACAAA TTTACCTTACGAGACTTTTGACATTCTTTCTGATGAAGAAGTTCGACAGGGCTTGAAGACTTATTCCGACTGGCCCACATATCCTCAGGTGTATGTAAAGGGCGAACTAATTGGTGGCTTGGACATTATTAAAGAACTCGTGGCCAACAATGAGCTGGAAGCGTCGCTTAAAGGTTAA
- the LOC117781607 gene encoding immunoglobulin-binding protein 1 yields the protein MGLFEEATIIVNQVSMFSANELIDEVSTDSLPFMLLPYFLGKLTTKVNNPNSTEMLELGEIYFNDHLQRCQEYELCEAPKSKVERDNKTDAAQQKSEQWELMQAAYNRNDKIAQYRKMKEIDEYVNKMRQAVKNKTADDEVRREFFLKYLEKSIMDTKQELENLRVMKEMVKMRLSHIKAGEKEASGSTMAPQPLKAAGHSHGPHHHHHHHHQAESKPKPLQPFIITRNATQKAVFGLGYPSLPIMTVDEFYQQRVDEGIFPDEQKMAKINQEKAIAAALDPNVQEDEEKAIVEEQEQDDDPEYLARMRRMDEYKDVVRRGDGNRHNRS from the coding sequence ATGGGGCTTTTTGAAGAGGCCACGATTATTGTGAACCAAGTGAGCATGTTCAGCGCCAATGAGTTGATCGACGAAGTTTCCACAGATTCGCTTCCCTTTATGCTGCTGCCATACTTTCTGGGCAAGCTCACCACTAAGGTGAACAATCCGAATAGCACAGAAATGCTCGAGCTGGGTGAAATCTATTTCAATGATCATCTGCAACGCTGTCAGGAATACGAACTTTGTGAAGCGCCCAAGAGCAAAGTGGAGCGGGACAACAAAACGGATGCAGCGCAGCAGAAAAGCGAGCAGTGGGAATTAATGCAAGCGGCATATAATCGTAATGATAAAATCGCACAGTATCGCAAGATGAAAGAGATTGACGAATACGTGAACAAAATGCGACAAGCcgttaaaaacaaaaccgcTGACGATGAAGTGCGTCGTGAGttctttttaaagtatttggaGAAGAGCATCATGGATACCAAGCAGGAGTTGGAAAACCTACGCGTAATGAAGGAGATGGTTAAAATGCGGCTCTCACACATTAAAGCTGGCGAGAAGGAAGCATCGGGAAGCACTATGGCACCGCAACCACTAAAAGCTGCTGGCCACAGTCATGGaccacatcatcatcatcaccaccaTCATCAGGCAGAGTCGAAACCAAAGCCTCTGCAACCCTTTATCATAACCCGCAATGCGACACAGAAGGCTGTTTTTGGCTTAGGTTATCCCAGTTTGCCAATCATGACCGTTGACGAGTTTTATCAGCAGCGTGTCGACGAGGGCATCTTTCCCGACGAACAGAAAATGGCCAAGATTAATCAAGAGAAAGCAATTGCTGCTGCCCTAGATCCCAACGTTCAGGAGGATGAGGAAAAGGCGATTGTcgaggaacaggaacaggatgACGATCCCGAGTATTTGGCACGGATGCGACGCATGGATGAATACAAGGATGTGGTGCGTCGTGGTGATGGAAATCGACACAATCGTAGTTAA
- the LOC117780919 gene encoding DET1- and DDB1-associated protein 1: MSVSDFIKGLPTHDSKNFAHLSNDHGIRTSQKRASIYLPTEDVPEPTQLIVMDKRCVLLRYLTQQWDKKTLQRKREHGNDGNANNANSTPNGSNSKKRPRLDANELN, encoded by the coding sequence ATGTCTGTCAGTGATTTCATTAAAGGTTTACCCACACACGATTCGAAAAATTTCGCACATCTGAGCAATGATCACGGTATTCGAACGTCACAGAAGCGCGCCTCCATCTACTTGCCTACAGAGGATGTGCCCGAGCCGACGCAGCTGATAGTGATGGACAAGAGGTGTGTCCTGCTAAGATACCTAACACAACAGTGGGACAAGAAGACGCTGCAGCGGAAGCGCGAGCATGGCAATGATGGCAATGCTAACAATGCCAACAGCACTCCCAATGGCAGCAATAGCAAAAAGCGCCCCCGCTTGGATGCCAATGAGCTCAACTGA